A window of Methanothermobacter sp. genomic DNA:
TACCATCCATTAACTTATCTCTCCATTGAGGCTATCCTCTCGGAGATTTCTCTTATGGCCCTGAAGGCAGCCGATTCCGGGTGCATGGCAAGGGGCTCGCCCCTCATATCGGCCGCCACAACGGTCTTATCTGCGGGTACGCAGCCAAGAACGTCAATTCCAGCCTCCTCCAGCCTTTCACGCATGAATTCCTCATCCTCTTTGCCTGATACCTTGTTGATTATGGCCATTAACCTCTTAACGCCGATGTCTGCTGCGAGTTTCTTTATCCTTGATGCTGTTTCAAGTGATTTGAGGCCGGGTTCAACAACCACCACCATCAGATCAACGGATTCCGCGGTCCTCCTTCCAAGGTGCTCTATTCCAGCCTCCATGTCAAGGATCACCATTTCATCCTTTCTGAGTATCAGGTGGCGTAGCAGGGCCTTGAGGAGCACCGAGGCAGGGCAGACACAGCCGTCACCACCATGCTCCACGGTACCCATCACCATAACCCTCAGGTTGGGTCTCCTGGGGTGCTGGATTGAGAGTGAATCTGGAAGGTCACTTATCCTTGGGTTGAGCTTGAAAACCTCACCGAAGGATGAACCAGGCTCCGCTCCAGTACGCTCCCTTATAATATCCCTCATTTGGGATATGGGTGTTATCTCCTCTTCTATACCTATACTGGATGCAAGGTTCATGTCGGGGTCGGCGTCAATGGCAAAGACCCTGAATTTCCCAGCGAATATCCAGGCAAGGGTGCCGGCTATGGTTGTCTTGCCCACCCCACCCTTACCGGTTATGGCTATCTTCATGATGACACCATGGAAACTTTTAAAAACCATCCCTGCTAATTATATGTATCCTTATATTTTTCAGGTTGGATTTATTAACTGTTTGGCTTCCAAGACAATATTTATTAATGGTTACCGAGATACTCATTTCATAGTTATTCTCATGGACATGATCACAGGAGGATTATTTATGGTTCGTGCATACACAAGAAGAGAGTACATCAAGAAGATTCCAGGTTCAAAGATAGTTCAATATGATATGGGTAATCTCTCAGCTGAATTCCCGATTTCACTGAGCGTTGCTGTTAAGGCACCAGCCCAGATAAGCCACAATGCCCTGGAGGCAGCCAGGATAGCCTCAAACCGTTACATGCAGAGGAAGGCCGGTAGGATGGGTTACCACCTTAAGATAAGGGTCTACCCCCACCACATAGTCCGTGAAAACCCCATGGCGACAGGGGCCGGGGCTGACCGTGTCCAGGATGGTATGAGGAAGGCATTCGGGAAACCAGTGAGCACAGTGGCCCTTGTTAAAAAGAACCAGAAGATAATCACAATCGAGACAAACAAGAAGAACTTCAAGGATGCCAAGGAGGCCCTGAGAAGGGCTGCGATGAAGTTCCCTGTTCCATGCAGGATTGTGATTGACAGGGGCGAGGAACTCGTAAAATAAATTCTAATTTTTTCAAATTCACATTTTTTAGTGACACCAACTAGTTCAGGGGATAAAATGGTTAAGTATGTGGCGTTTTTTGAGGAACTCGGTAAGGATGATGTGGGAATCGCTGGCGGAAAGGGTGCAAACCTGGGTGAACTTACACAGGCGGGCATACCTGTTCCACCAGGATTCGTGGTTACAGCAGCAACCTATGACAAGTTCATGACAGACACGGGACTCCAGCCCATTGTAATGGAAATGCTTGAAAACCTTGACGTCAATGATACAAAGGAACTGCAGAGGGTATCCGCTGAGATAAAGGATATGATAACATCCACAGAGATACCCGAGGATATACAGACACTCATAATAGAGTCATACAATGCACTCTGCCAGAGGATAGGAAAGGATGATGTGTACGTCGCCATACGTTCCTCAGCCACAGCAGAGGACCTCCCTGAGGCTTCATTCGCGGGTCAGCAGGACACCTTCCTCAACATAAGGGGCGCAGAGGATGTGATGGAGTATGTCAGGAAGTGCTGGGCATCCCTCTTTGAGGCAAGGGCCATCTTCTACAGGGAGGAGAACAACTTCGACCACTCCAGGGTTTACATAGCGGTTGTTGTCCAGGAGATGGTTGACGCTGAAAAGGCGGGGGTCATGTTCACAGTCCACCCATCAACTGGGGAGGATAAGATCCTCATTGAGGGCTCCTGGGGTCTCGGTGAGGCTGTGGTTTCAGGTTCAGTGACCCCTGACACCTACTGGGTTGATAAGAGCACAGGCAAACTCCTTGAATTCACCGTCGGTGAGAAGAACGTTATGTTCACAAGAGAGGATGGCAGGACAGTGAAAAAGGAGGTCCCCCCTGAACTTCGAAACAAGAGGGTCCTCTCTGATGAGGAGATAGCAGCCCTCTCGGAGATGGGTAGAAGGATACAGGAACACTATGGCTCACCACAGGATACCGAGTGGGCCATAATGGATGGGGAGGTTTACATGCTACAGTCAAGGCCCATAACAACCCTCGGGGAAGCCGTGGAGGAAGGAGAGGTTAAATCGAAGGATGTGATACTCAAGGGCCTCGGGGCAAGTCCCGGCCTTGCATCAGGTAAGGTCAAGATAATAAGGGAGATCCATGAACTGGATAAGATACAGCTCGGCGACATCCTCGTCACGGTCATGACAACCCCTGACATGGTTCCTGCAATGAAGAGGGCCAGCGGTATAA
This region includes:
- a CDS encoding AAA family ATPase, with protein sequence MKIAITGKGGVGKTTIAGTLAWIFAGKFRVFAIDADPDMNLASSIGIEEEITPISQMRDIIRERTGAEPGSSFGEVFKLNPRISDLPDSLSIQHPRRPNLRVMVMGTVEHGGDGCVCPASVLLKALLRHLILRKDEMVILDMEAGIEHLGRRTAESVDLMVVVVEPGLKSLETASRIKKLAADIGVKRLMAIINKVSGKEDEEFMRERLEEAGIDVLGCVPADKTVVAADMRGEPLAMHPESAAFRAIREISERIASMER
- the rplJ gene encoding 50S ribosomal protein L16; translated protein: MVRAYTRREYIKKIPGSKIVQYDMGNLSAEFPISLSVAVKAPAQISHNALEAARIASNRYMQRKAGRMGYHLKIRVYPHHIVRENPMATGAGADRVQDGMRKAFGKPVSTVALVKKNQKIITIETNKKNFKDAKEALRRAAMKFPVPCRIVIDRGEELVK
- the ppsA gene encoding phosphoenolpyruvate synthase yields the protein MVKYVAFFEELGKDDVGIAGGKGANLGELTQAGIPVPPGFVVTAATYDKFMTDTGLQPIVMEMLENLDVNDTKELQRVSAEIKDMITSTEIPEDIQTLIIESYNALCQRIGKDDVYVAIRSSATAEDLPEASFAGQQDTFLNIRGAEDVMEYVRKCWASLFEARAIFYREENNFDHSRVYIAVVVQEMVDAEKAGVMFTVHPSTGEDKILIEGSWGLGEAVVSGSVTPDTYWVDKSTGKLLEFTVGEKNVMFTREDGRTVKKEVPPELRNKRVLSDEEIAALSEMGRRIQEHYGSPQDTEWAIMDGEVYMLQSRPITTLGEAVEEGEVKSKDVILKGLGASPGLASGKVKIIREIHELDKIQLGDILVTVMTTPDMVPAMKRASGIITDEGGVTCHAAIVSRELGIPCVVGTGNATEVLKENQVVSIDGNKGLVYEGRVVEEEKKKDVQESVTVESPILTVTEVKVNVSMPEAARKAAATGADGVGLLRTEHMMLTTGVHPRKFIEDGREDELVRILAENILKV